From a single Terriglobia bacterium genomic region:
- a CDS encoding cupin domain-containing protein: MTEYVGALEKQALENSYFRQVLFTAEHTQLVVMCLQPGEDIGDEVHPDVDQFFRIERGEGKFVFKEKVERPVRDGDAVVVPAGTYHNVINTSKTTMLKLYTLYSPPNHPDGTVHKTKAEAEAAELVAHPK, from the coding sequence ATGACTGAATATGTTGGAGCACTTGAAAAGCAGGCCCTCGAGAATTCGTATTTCAGGCAGGTGCTATTCACGGCCGAGCACACCCAGCTTGTCGTAATGTGCCTGCAACCGGGGGAAGACATTGGCGATGAGGTGCATCCGGATGTCGATCAATTTTTTCGAATCGAGCGGGGAGAGGGTAAATTTGTTTTTAAGGAAAAGGTGGAGCGTCCGGTTCGTGACGGAGACGCGGTCGTGGTCCCTGCGGGGACTTACCACAACGTGATTAACACGTCGAAGACGACGATGTTGAAGCTGTATACGCTCTACTCTCCGCCCAACCACCCCGATGGTACGGTGCATAAGACAAAGGCCGAAGCGGAAGCAGCAGAGCTAGTTGCACATCCGAAATGA